The genomic DNA ACTCTACAGATATAGATGAGTGGTTCTATTACTTTAACCCATCAAACACCTGAAGAGTGTCTTAAGGTTAAAAAAAATGCCATCACTTTTTTGATGAGGgtgtaaaataaaaatagaaagggtaaattacacttttcgtcctttatgtttgtagcggatTACAACGGATAGCCTTTAAATTCTATAATTACAGTTATaatcctttatttgaaaaactcgttacatctttcgtcctttagcactaacgaGGTTAAAAATTTTAGTTAAGTCTATTTATATAAGGGCACTTTGGTCTTTTTACCAATCTAATTAAAAtacaaaattaaattaaaaagtAAAAACATCAAACAACAAGTCACAACTTCCCCAAATTATATTCGCTAAATTGGATCAAATAACAAAACCCTCTGTCTACTTCTACAAACTTTTCATCCAATGATTCTATGAACAAATCACCACCATTAATGGCAGATCAACCACCATTCAATCATCTGCCACCGCCCCACCACTCCCATTTCTTCTAATTGTCATCCAATTGATCTCCTCCTCCATTTTCCACCTCCAATTTCCCATAACTGAGTTGCCCTCCAACTGTTCGATCCTTTGCCTCAAAGAAAACGATGAACAGATTGGCTGGGTCGAATCAGTACCCACTGAATGTGATAAAGCACTCGAAATCTGGTAAAGGTAGAAACCCCCTTTCCAATCAGAGTTTCAACACCCTATTTCAGGATGCGGCGAACCCTAACCCCCTGGAGAAGCCGATCCCTGTTAGTTCAGGGGGTTTTTCTCATTCACCTAGTGCTTATGCTCCTATGGATGTTGAATCTATGGCCGCTGATGTTAATGGGATGCAACACTATCTCCGGCACCACCGTCGTGGTGGCAGCAGAAGAAGAAACGGTGAAAAGTCTTCTCTTATTAGATGAAACAGAGATATGGgtatttggggttttgtatttCGATCCAAAAGATAAGAAAGGCGACAACTTGGAACAAGGGTTTGGGGATGTAGTTGGTAACTCGGTGAAGGGAttgttaaattattatttttgttttaattttaattttgtaTTTTAATTAGATTGGTAAAAAGACCAAAGTGCCCTTATATAAATAGACTTAACTaaaatttttaacctagttagtgctaaaggacgaaagatgtaacgagttttctaaataaaggattgtgactgtaattattgaagttaaaggttatccattgcaatccggtacaaacataaaggacgaaaagtgtaatttacccaaataGAAAACTGTAGTTTTTTGACGGAAGAATCAGGGATTTCCTGCTTTTGGTAGAACTCTCCGGAAACCTCCGACAACCATGCTCCTTataaaaccctaaccctaaccacATTACCAGACCATCGCACAAATCAACCATGTTCTTCTTCTTCGTCGGAGGAGTGACTCAAGAGGTTCGTCAGGTGCTGAAGCAAGAAGCCGGAATTTGCATCAACTGCCGGTCACCGGCGGACCTTGTCGATACCAACAAAGTCCTCAAGCTGTTCTTCGTACCGGTCTGGCGTTGGCCGGGCAAAGATCAGCTCATGCACTGTAACAATTGCGGCCTATTTTATCCGCCCTTGCTTTCTTCCGACTTCCGCCCGTCGGAAACCCTCCGATGTCAGTTCTGCGATCGGGAGGTTGACTCTGATTTCAAGTTTTGCCCCTTTTGTGGCTCTGCTCTTTGAATTCATATAAAATTATTATTCTCTGTAGCATTATGATGTCAAATTCTGCTTTTGTTTACATTCTGTTTGAATAAATTGGTTgcatcttgtaattagtaaaataTAGACCAAAGATCTTACTTGTAGTATACGCGGTAATTGAACGCTGTCACTcacaactttattttttttttctgagtGTCTAGCGCCTGTGTAGCAGATGTCTTAGGTTCGAATCTTGTTTAAACTGGTTGCATCTTGTCGTTTATAGTTGTGTTGGATGATCGATCAGGGATTATTTGTGTTAGTTTTGATCAAGTTTGTGTATTTCTGATCAGACTTATGATGGTTTTGGATATGAAGGAATGGTGATTTTTCAAGCTTAATGCATTCAGTTTACCCTAATTTTGAACATGATAGTTTTGGATATGAATGAATGGTGATTGTTCAAGCTTAATGCATTCAGTTTACTCTAATCTTGCTTATACTGATTTTCTACTATAACCTTTTGAAGGCTACCTGCGATTTACCTGTCCTGCTAACCAGGTTAGCAGGGTAGTGACTGTACTGTGAGTTTTCTGATAACGGGTTGTCATGGTTAAAAAAATGTGTCTAGAACGCATTGGTGGTTTTTTAGGTTGTTTGTTTGTTATGTATAAGCTTCTCCCTTCCATGAAAGATGTGGGATTTGCCTAAGGTGTTACATTATTATGTTGaaataagatatatatttttttaatcaaaTAAACGAGGCAGTGAAAAGATAAAAATTGAAGGATTCTGGAAAACTTCAAAATGCCATACATTGTAATCTTCTAGGTATGTTCACAAAGTATACAATCAAAAAACATAGCAAGTTACCAAAAGATTAAACCACAACCATATCTATGGCCGAGTTATATTCATGCCTTGTCTTCTTAGGATTACGTTTCATCCTTCATATCATCTATGGCTTTTTCTCTTGTGTTTCTGCAACTTTTGCCTGAAAATGAGCAAAAAAATGTGTGAGCTTCTACTGAGCTTTATCTAGTGATGAAAATATTAACAAATAACATATTATAATTGTAGTATTATAGCTTTTATAATCATGCTTATTGGCCCAAATATGTTTTGATCCCGTAGCAAATCTGTCTGGCCCATTTGTTTCCCACCTTTAGTGTTGCTAAAATCTTCTTTATGTGTTAATATTTGAACATTTCGATTTGTAGAAGTAAGATAGCTAACCGAATCCAACCCGACTCATTTTGGCACAAATATGTTTTGATCCCACAGCTAATCTGTCCACCCGTTTGTTTTGCCACCTTTAGGTGTTGCCAAAATCCCCTCTATGTGTGAATGTATGATCATATTGATTTCTGGAAGTAAGATAGTTAACCAATCCGACCTGACTCATAGCTGATCTGTCCGTTGAGTTTATTTTGCTACCTTTAGTGTTGCTAAATATTCTTTATGTATGATCATTTTAATTCGAGGAAAACGAAAAGTAAAAACTgaattcttgaaaaaatataaatGGAGGAATATATGTAGTACCCCATTGGCTGTGGAAACCTTCTCTGTTTCTGTTGCAACTGATATCTTTGCCTTAGCAATGTCTTTTTCAGTCACTGCGGCATCTTCTTCTTCAACACATAAAAAGTAAAAACCGATGTTCAGAAACTTATATATTTACTCAAAAACAATCTGTATCTGGTTTCATTTATATAAAAAACGTGTATGATCATATTGTTTTAATCATTTCATATCTCTggtttcatatttttttaacatgtttatttgtGGATCCCATACCTTTCTTTGCTTCCACTTTCGTCGATTCGGAGGCTTTCACAACAAGCTTTTGTTCCTTGACTTTGTGGTTGTCGTCGTTGGGGTTTGAGGGAGCGTCAATGGTTTTCACGGGCTTTTCATCAGAAGTAGCTGGTATGGTTTCTTTTTTGGAATCCTTAATCTCTCCATCGCCCTTTGTGACTTCAAAGGGCCCGACAACGTCTTCACTCAGCGTGGGAGTCAAGAATTCTGTTTTGGTAAGGTTGTCCTTTGTTAGGTTGGATTCCTTCATTTTGTTCTCTTCTATCGGAACCACATTGGCAGTTTTCGCGTTGTTATCAGCTTTTAGGGTGGGTTCTCTCTTACCTTCATCTTCTTTTACAACTTCTG from Helianthus annuus cultivar XRQ/B chromosome 7, HanXRQr2.0-SUNRISE, whole genome shotgun sequence includes the following:
- the LOC110910072 gene encoding uncharacterized protein LOC110910072; the encoded protein is MFFFFVGGVTQEVRQVLKQEAGICINCRSPADLVDTNKVLKLFFVPVWRWPGKDQLMHCNNCGLFYPPLLSSDFRPSETLRCQFCDREVDSDFKFCPFCGSAL
- the LOC110910070 gene encoding uncharacterized protein LOC110910070 isoform X1, whose amino-acid sequence is MGCGKSKHAVETATTITKSTNSDGTKQTTTATATKTVKETTTGSSLIQKEADTKSLRVEDTDKKPVNNVDKTDNEKVEKPAEGLKDVKVKDSDPAENAAPTSAENAGKAEEVVRGEEKVNGLGQADANNVSNVVPTSSKDDVATTEVVKEDEGKREPTLKADNNAKTANVVPIEENKMKESNLTKDNLTKTEFLTPTLSEDVVGPFEVTKGDGEIKDSKKETIPATSDEKPVKTIDAPSNPNDDNHKVKEQKLVVKASESTKVEAKKEEDAAVTEKDIAKAKISVATETEKVSTANGAKVAETQEKKP
- the LOC110910070 gene encoding uncharacterized protein LOC110910070 isoform X2, yielding MGCGKSKHAVETATTITKSTNSDGTKQTTTATATKTVKETTTGSSLIQKEADTKSLRVEDTDKKPVNNVDKTDNEKVEKPAEGLKDVKVKDSDPAENAAPTSAENAGKAEEVVRGEEKVNGLGQADANNVSNVVPTSSKDDVATTEVVKEDEGKREPTLKADNNAKTANVVPIEENKMKESNLTKDNLTKTEFLTPTLSEDVVGPFEVTKGDGEIKDSKKETIPATSDEKPVKTIDAPSNPNDDNHKVKEQKLVVKASESTKVEAKKEDAAVTEKDIAKAKISVATETEKVSTANGAKVAETQEKKP